Proteins found in one Pyrus communis chromosome 15, drPyrComm1.1, whole genome shotgun sequence genomic segment:
- the LOC137718507 gene encoding AT-hook motif nuclear-localized protein 28-like → MRGEYVDSKSDSQNIFSKLHHPNQQNPHHQHLHHHAHQFSSPFQVIPLRESQTSEEEDTSRTSSGTATITTTNPSPHNPHPNSSSDPNNINNPSADGATIEVIRRPRGRPPGSKNKPKPPVIITRDSEPPMSPYILEVHSGNDVVEAVSRFCSSKNIGLCVLTGSGTVANVTLRQPSTTPGATVTFHGRFDILSISATFLSQSLPSCPVSNPSGFTISLAGPQGQIVGGLVAGALIAAGTVYLVAASFTNPSYHRLPVEDEVVRNSGEGEGHSPQVSGGAAESGGHAPQPSQTCGMTMYSGHLPTDVIWVPTARQPPPPPPY, encoded by the coding sequence ATGAGAGGTGAGTATGTTGACAGCAAGAGTGACTCCCAAAACATCTTCTCCAAGCTTCACCACCCAAACCAACAAAACCCCCACCACCAACACTTACACCACCACGCCCACCAATTCTCCAGCCCCTTCCAAGTCATCCCCCTCCGCGAATCCCAAACCTCCGAAGAAGAAGACACCAGCCGAACCAGCAGCGGcacagccaccatcaccaccaccaacccATCTCCCCACAATCCCCACCCCAACTCCTCCTCCGACcccaacaacatcaacaacccATCTGCCGATGGCGCCACCATTGAAGTCATCCGACGGCCCCGAGGCCGCCCACCTGGCTCCAAAAACAAACCCAAGCCCCCCGTCATCATAACTCGCGATTCTGAGCCTCCAATGAGCCCCTACATTCTCGAAGTGCACTCCGGAAACGACGTCGTCGAAGCAGTCTCCCGCTTCTGCTCTAGCAAAAATATTGGGCTCTGCGTTCTCACCGGCTCCGGAACCGTGGCGAACGTCACCCTTCGCCAGCCGTCAACTACGCCAGGCGCCACCGTAACTTTTCACGGCCGTTTCGACATCCTCTCCATATCCGCTACTTTCCTCTCCCAATCGTTGCCGTCTTGCCCCGTCTCCAACCCCAGCGGCTTCACCATCTCTCTGGCGGGCCCGCAGGGCCAGATCGTCGGGGGCCTCGTGGCCGGAGCCCTAATAGCCGCAGGAACCGTTTACCTAGTCGCCGCGTCGTTTACCAATCCTTCTTACCATCGGCTCCCCGTGGAAGACGAGGTGGTCAGGAACTCGGGTGAGGGTGAGGGTCATTCGCCGCAGGTTTCTGGGGGTGCAGCCGAGAGTGGGGGACACGCGCCGCAGCCGTCACAAACGTGTGGGATGACCATGTACAGCGGTCACTTGCCTACTGATGTAATATGGGTTCCAACTGCAAGGCAACCACCGCCTCCACCGCCTTACTGA